Proteins encoded in a region of the Scomber scombrus chromosome 16, fScoSco1.1, whole genome shotgun sequence genome:
- the tmem170b gene encoding transmembrane protein 170B, translated as MPSSKAKFSYSIKRGANPDSGGGRNMTTNRDYSVNLSVQQVLSLWVQGTTLQHFTEMWYWVFLWCLFSSLFVHGAVGLLMLVMLQRHKRGRLITLVLVSVGFLASLSGGVITSAAVAGVYRVAGKDMAPLEALVFGLGQTTLSVIISFSRVMATL; from the exons ATGCCTTCGTCTAAAGCCAAGTTCAGCTATTCGATAAAGAGGGGTGCAAACCCGGACAGCGGCGGCGGCAGAAACATGACAACCAACAGGGATTATTCTGTTAATCTGTCAGTGCAGCAAGTGCTGAGCCTTTGGGTGCAAGGGACGACGCTGCAGCACTTCACAG AGATGTGGTACTGGGTGTTCCTGTGGTGTCTCTTCTCCTCGCTCTTTGTCCACGGGGCGGTGGGGCTGCTCATGTTAGTCATGCTGCAGCGCCACAAGAGGGGCCGCCTCATCACCCTGGTGCTGGTCAGCGTGGGTTTCCTGGCCTCCCTCTCTGGAGGCGTCATCACCA gCGCGGCGGTGGCGGGGGTGTACCGCGTGGCGGGGAAGGACATGGCACCGCTGGAGGCTCTGGTGTTCGGCTTGGGCCAGACAACCCTCTCTGTCATCATATCTTTCTCACGCGTCATGGCCACTCTGTGA